One Deinococcus sp. LM3 genomic region harbors:
- a CDS encoding autotransporter outer membrane beta-barrel domain-containing protein, which translates to MKRAITTLTAALLGSAAAQEIATSLPLTSVGNKLMWTVGDQDLRLIVGLSSRVQLDVYGAQFDPQDYRSDDYYGDENYSTERPKAPVSSTFTLVNADGQVVREQNFGVGAQDWQTFLNDDLPAGTYTLKVRTDGNGKNTFAFRLNSISAAVEADHLNVTIRSNDWVPALNVANPGGPMGIRMYDGDGPGELEAELRDAQGNAYPVKVSGQLQWDDIKVPEAAGNYTLYLRQPKDTYQYSNSVGFELTTGPIKIVTADTTGRLEIRAELVLPDETLPTQANVTVGEQTYDVRGAAGPFTVPVKEYPVTAEPIKGAEVTLNAPAVTVVKQQTARVDVQVKPSVNLNFVADRPEVCVGDVVTFTARATTEFERQTLPANLRVKLPEGFTAAGETTVTARVDAANPGVLTFEAKAEAAGSGTFTATLAPWNQTQDLKVQVLPTATQIELRRAPLPDTLAGETVTVTLTLKNTSGVPAPYTLTDAPGETLEALDPTSFSGELQPGEEKTLSYRARVRGDGGAQGQLNATLSSNCASQQVVTGVQTVQTPPPPAPTPVVSVTRESNVRIPFDVPSTKNANQVIVAHQPPAGATYVPGSSQLSGRPIADPQAGPSGRYYWTTPGAARGVLTYRVTHEGNLPALSSPTLVGRYAGGVLNVLVGDGNLDDLNNLSGVTAPAAAPENAGALKLPLDGTVYRERDRITVAVESPADSAALPSVNGVPVDPATLGRKSVDAATGTQRQEFYGLPLRTGENTVTFGDQTVRVFLAGTPVRADLKAQQLIADGVTPIRIAVRLTDAAGLTTASSNVTVQTSLEPTQGDARPRVGSYQVKLVDGEGVLELEPLSAPTRFDVRLLLGDKVVTRSFEALPSKTRVGIGMVSLGAILQSGGTAAGEARGQAYLETPVGDGKLYVAASGAVNADRSAAGVTSVTQDRTQGLPTSSPLDRYPNMGDSSSESFPLQGIDPVAVRYEHPAFNVQYRQAPLPVDVFNLGITPTALSGFTRSNPQVSGFVAALPGDLVRRTLDAPGTRVLTLPDSGLQPDSETVELVTTDPRTGEQSVRTLARLTDYTLDASAGVLYFQRPVDLVDSEGRDQQVRLSYRLNDPLGARTLAWGVQGTYRVSDALSASAAAVQLDGVTSVGVRARYRADQSRADLLTAYAGGGVLVDAGASLTGERLGVNASLHYQGEDYRGLNASAAGLGVTADASYKLTDRLSVAAAAAYSSTPGTDGAAGTSGGRADLKGLYSFSPFTLGAGIRAGFGDEQGVAGLLSAAYTQGGLSVSAEHAQALSGTQDSTTTLKASVPVAENVTLTARDDINWAEGHRASLGLQSRLGMTNLNVHYDLPGADGWGNRARFGADTALPLNDTTSLGVNGSYVLDLDGNAENTSGWNAGVALRYKTDRLSGTLAADATSTGGTTAGGNFSVALKGGASYRLNEQLTLSADGTQVFGASSGSNYAASAALRAGQWQGLAYLRYRDGALAGNTPELIGEANVEYHVPRYAVRAGIAGRSLLDQPGSATYQGSVSGTYYLTEQFGLGLAARGLIQPATGSSLLSLGLEGSYRALPGTWVTLGYNPVGFQGIGTNIYTRQGLYLRLDLMLDDGQPNGPNLSAPTSPPLPEEPATGGGD; encoded by the coding sequence GTGAAACGCGCCATCACCACCCTGACGGCGGCACTCCTCGGCTCGGCAGCAGCGCAGGAAATCGCCACGTCCCTCCCCCTGACCTCCGTCGGCAACAAGCTGATGTGGACGGTCGGAGACCAGGACCTGAGACTGATCGTGGGGCTCAGCTCCCGCGTGCAGCTCGACGTGTACGGCGCTCAGTTCGACCCGCAGGACTACCGCAGCGACGATTACTACGGAGACGAGAACTACTCCACCGAACGCCCCAAGGCCCCGGTCAGCTCGACGTTCACCCTGGTGAACGCCGACGGTCAGGTCGTGCGTGAACAGAACTTCGGCGTGGGCGCCCAGGACTGGCAGACCTTCCTGAACGACGACCTGCCCGCCGGCACCTACACCCTGAAAGTCCGCACCGACGGCAACGGCAAGAACACCTTCGCGTTCCGCCTGAACTCCATCAGCGCGGCCGTCGAGGCCGACCACCTGAACGTCACCATCCGCAGCAACGACTGGGTGCCCGCCCTGAACGTCGCCAACCCCGGCGGCCCCATGGGCATCCGCATGTACGACGGCGACGGGCCGGGCGAACTGGAAGCCGAACTGCGCGACGCGCAGGGCAACGCCTACCCGGTCAAGGTCAGCGGTCAGCTGCAGTGGGACGACATCAAGGTGCCGGAAGCCGCCGGAAACTACACCCTGTACCTGCGTCAGCCGAAAGACACGTACCAGTACTCCAACTCGGTCGGGTTCGAACTCACGACCGGCCCCATCAAGATCGTCACGGCCGACACCACCGGCCGCCTGGAAATCCGCGCCGAACTGGTCCTGCCCGACGAGACGCTGCCCACCCAGGCGAACGTCACGGTCGGCGAGCAGACCTACGACGTGCGCGGCGCGGCCGGACCCTTCACGGTGCCCGTCAAGGAGTACCCGGTGACGGCCGAGCCGATCAAGGGCGCCGAGGTCACGCTGAACGCCCCGGCCGTCACGGTCGTCAAGCAGCAGACCGCCCGCGTGGACGTGCAGGTCAAACCCAGCGTGAACCTGAACTTCGTGGCCGACAGGCCCGAAGTGTGCGTGGGCGACGTGGTCACCTTCACCGCGCGCGCCACCACCGAGTTCGAACGGCAGACCCTGCCCGCCAACCTGCGCGTGAAGCTGCCCGAGGGCTTCACGGCCGCCGGTGAGACGACCGTCACGGCCCGCGTGGACGCCGCCAACCCCGGCGTGCTGACCTTCGAGGCGAAGGCCGAGGCGGCCGGGAGCGGCACCTTCACCGCCACCCTGGCCCCCTGGAACCAGACGCAGGACCTGAAGGTGCAGGTCCTGCCGACCGCCACGCAGATCGAACTGCGCCGCGCGCCGCTGCCCGACACGCTGGCCGGCGAGACCGTCACGGTCACCCTGACCCTGAAGAACACCAGCGGCGTGCCCGCCCCGTACACCCTGACCGACGCGCCCGGCGAGACCCTGGAAGCGCTGGACCCCACCAGCTTCAGCGGCGAACTGCAACCCGGCGAGGAAAAGACCCTCAGCTACCGCGCCCGCGTCAGGGGTGACGGCGGCGCGCAGGGCCAGCTGAACGCCACCCTGAGCAGCAACTGCGCCAGCCAGCAGGTCGTGACTGGCGTGCAGACGGTGCAGACCCCGCCGCCGCCCGCCCCGACCCCGGTCGTGTCGGTCACGCGCGAAAGCAACGTCCGCATTCCCTTCGACGTGCCCAGCACCAAGAACGCCAACCAGGTCATCGTGGCGCACCAGCCGCCCGCCGGGGCCACCTACGTGCCCGGCAGCAGCCAGCTGAGCGGCCGGCCCATCGCCGACCCGCAGGCCGGACCCAGCGGCCGCTACTACTGGACCACGCCCGGCGCGGCGCGCGGCGTCCTGACCTACCGGGTCACGCACGAGGGCAACCTCCCGGCCCTCAGCAGCCCCACCCTGGTCGGCCGGTACGCCGGCGGCGTCCTGAACGTCCTCGTCGGCGACGGCAACCTCGACGACCTGAACAACCTGAGCGGCGTCACGGCCCCCGCCGCCGCCCCCGAGAACGCCGGCGCGCTGAAGCTCCCGCTGGACGGCACGGTGTACCGCGAACGCGACCGCATCACCGTCGCGGTGGAAAGCCCGGCCGACAGCGCCGCGCTGCCCAGCGTGAACGGCGTGCCCGTGGACCCCGCCACCCTGGGCCGCAAGAGCGTGGACGCCGCCACCGGCACCCAGCGCCAGGAGTTCTACGGCCTGCCGCTGCGTACCGGCGAGAACACCGTCACCTTCGGCGACCAGACGGTGCGCGTGTTCCTGGCCGGCACCCCGGTCCGCGCGGACCTGAAGGCCCAGCAGCTGATCGCCGACGGCGTGACGCCCATCCGCATCGCCGTGCGCCTGACCGACGCGGCCGGCCTGACCACCGCCAGCAGCAACGTGACGGTGCAGACCAGTCTGGAACCCACCCAGGGCGACGCCCGCCCGCGCGTGGGCAGCTACCAGGTGAAACTGGTGGACGGCGAGGGCGTGCTGGAACTCGAGCCGCTGTCGGCCCCCACCCGCTTCGACGTGCGCCTGCTGCTCGGCGATAAGGTCGTGACCCGCTCCTTCGAGGCGCTCCCCAGCAAGACCCGCGTCGGCATCGGCATGGTCAGCCTCGGCGCGATCCTCCAGAGCGGCGGCACCGCCGCCGGCGAGGCGCGTGGCCAGGCCTACCTGGAAACGCCGGTCGGGGACGGCAAGCTGTACGTCGCGGCCAGCGGCGCCGTGAACGCCGACCGCAGCGCCGCCGGCGTGACCAGCGTCACGCAGGACCGCACGCAGGGCCTCCCGACCAGCAGCCCGCTCGACCGTTACCCGAACATGGGCGACAGCAGCAGCGAGAGCTTCCCGCTGCAGGGCATCGACCCGGTCGCTGTGCGTTACGAGCACCCGGCCTTCAACGTGCAGTACCGTCAGGCGCCACTGCCCGTCGACGTGTTCAACCTGGGCATCACGCCCACCGCCCTGAGCGGCTTCACGCGCAGCAACCCGCAGGTGTCGGGCTTCGTGGCGGCGCTGCCCGGCGACCTGGTGCGCCGCACCCTGGACGCCCCCGGCACCCGCGTCCTGACCCTGCCCGACAGCGGCCTGCAACCCGACAGCGAGACGGTGGAACTCGTGACCACCGACCCGCGCACCGGCGAGCAGAGTGTCCGCACGCTGGCCCGCCTGACCGATTACACCCTGGACGCCAGCGCCGGCGTGCTGTACTTCCAGCGGCCGGTGGATCTGGTGGACAGCGAGGGCCGCGACCAGCAGGTGCGCCTCAGCTACCGCCTGAACGATCCGCTGGGCGCCCGCACCCTGGCCTGGGGCGTGCAGGGCACCTACCGTGTCAGCGACGCCCTGAGCGCCTCGGCGGCCGCCGTGCAGCTCGACGGCGTGACCAGCGTGGGCGTCCGCGCCCGCTACCGCGCCGACCAGAGCCGCGCGGACCTGCTCACCGCGTACGCCGGTGGGGGCGTCCTCGTGGATGCCGGCGCCAGCCTGACCGGCGAGCGCCTGGGCGTGAACGCCAGCCTGCACTACCAGGGCGAGGACTACCGCGGCCTGAACGCCTCGGCGGCCGGTCTGGGCGTCACGGCCGACGCCAGCTACAAACTCACGGACCGCCTGTCCGTCGCGGCGGCCGCTGCCTACAGCAGCACGCCCGGCACGGACGGCGCGGCCGGCACCAGCGGTGGGCGCGCCGACCTGAAGGGTCTGTACAGCTTCTCGCCGTTCACGCTCGGGGCGGGCATCCGCGCCGGGTTCGGAGACGAGCAGGGCGTGGCCGGTCTGCTCAGCGCCGCCTACACCCAGGGCGGCCTGAGCGTCAGCGCCGAGCACGCCCAGGCCCTGAGCGGCACGCAGGACAGCACCACCACCCTCAAGGCCAGCGTTCCCGTCGCCGAGAACGTCACCCTGACCGCCCGCGACGACATCAACTGGGCCGAGGGCCACCGCGCCAGCCTGGGCCTGCAGTCCCGCCTGGGCATGACCAACCTGAACGTCCACTACGACCTGCCCGGCGCGGACGGCTGGGGCAACCGCGCCCGCTTCGGCGCGGACACCGCCCTGCCCCTGAACGACACCACCAGCCTCGGCGTCAACGGCAGTTACGTGCTGGACCTCGACGGCAACGCCGAGAACACCAGCGGCTGGAACGCCGGCGTGGCCCTGCGCTACAAGACCGACCGCCTCAGCGGCACGCTCGCCGCCGACGCCACCTCCACCGGCGGGACCACTGCCGGCGGGAACTTCAGCGTGGCCCTCAAGGGCGGCGCCAGCTACCGCCTGAACGAACAGCTGACCCTCAGCGCCGACGGCACCCAGGTGTTCGGCGCCAGCAGCGGCAGCAACTACGCCGCGTCGGCCGCGCTGCGCGCCGGGCAGTGGCAGGGTCTGGCGTACCTGCGCTACCGCGACGGCGCGCTGGCCGGCAACACCCCGGAACTGATCGGAGAGGCGAACGTGGAATACCACGTCCCGCGTTACGCCGTGCGCGCCGGAATCGCCGGCCGCAGCCTGCTCGACCAGCCGGGCAGCGCCACGTACCAGGGGTCGGTCAGCGGCACGTACTACCTGACCGAGCAGTTCGGTCTGGGCCTCGCCGCGCGCGGGCTGATCCAGCCGGCCACCGGCTCCAGCCTGCTGAGCCTGGGCCTGGAAGGCAGCTACCGCGCGCTGCCCGGCACCTGGGTCACGCTGGGCTACAACCCGGTCGGCTTCCAGGGCATCGGCACGAACATCTACACGCGCCAGGGCCTGTACCTACGTCTGGACCTGATGCTCGACGACGGCCAGCCGAACGGCCCGAACCTGAGCGCACCGACCTCGCCTCCCTTACCCGAAGAGCCCGCGACCGGGGGAGGGGACTGA
- a CDS encoding DUF11 domain-containing protein: protein MRKPSVLHTLTALILTLVGPAYAAGTPAGTVIQNSAVLEFTPEGGPPTSIPTPPVETTVTAVCAASVLPNGTVAAPGQSFDLLPGESAVLRYVVGNSGNAGNTLNLRVSDADSQFTPGTLTIHEDLNGNGQIDANEPAITALRLAADETRPVLVRVTTAAANRGSAYLNLIADCATNTSGRPGETDDDNVARVRVGEPPALTLGKTFTPAVIRPGQDTLVTLTARNTGQGASRPVTVTDFLNTPDMRDFVFRSASAALTGGGVIEYSADGSSWSASETAPVRAVRARADSLAPGETLTLTFRLTAPDTDLGTRRNVAQLRSSDVSVDAPADVTVRYTPSIALGPISNPEALPGGELSADDKQVRQNALIGQEVCFPHTVKNLGDRPDTITITGRIAIGEGTIRFTERDGTPITEPFLVPDLAPQGTRDFNACYVTTRSGNSSAAEDLRAELTARSSRGAADNLTVDCILSVSPNLLAPVKTGDAGEGLVAPGQVITYTLRFQNLQNFPLTNVVVRDNLRRLQILNAAGQVTRTDSLEFVSADQGGLLEGDEVVWRFARLNPGDSISLTLRGRIPATTPDGARMVNTFTVSSSEVPEPTPSNEVVNGVFDAANLTLVKSSSPATVAYGQTITYTFTVTNRSATAALQEIRVTDNLPTGLNYVSGSSRLNGAEILPTVTGREYVWRIPGLAPGAVAVITFDAIVTPDAGTQIRNSAVATAISNDGQTQTPPSSALNAIDPLIFGRNTADLVGYVFLDVNRNGVYDRGTDIPCQNARVILAGGRTALTDAEGRYHFRNLTEGTAALRLDPNSVAAQNISVPQDAGRPGSRLVFVRNLTSVDFPLAPQAGDIAVIRDTSLRVTSTLPGQPERSLLIRKSLFMTDEPGEYRVQLILSAGADLSGVTLTDPLPQGATLIDGQNVLTYDTLASGERAVTYRFRWAGDPKGAVTDPTASWRY, encoded by the coding sequence GTGCGAAAACCCTCTGTGCTCCACACGCTGACAGCGCTGATTCTGACCCTGGTCGGACCGGCGTACGCGGCGGGCACGCCAGCCGGCACCGTGATCCAGAACTCCGCCGTTCTGGAATTCACGCCGGAAGGCGGCCCGCCCACATCCATTCCCACCCCGCCTGTCGAGACGACCGTCACGGCCGTATGCGCCGCCAGCGTCCTGCCCAACGGCACGGTCGCCGCGCCGGGACAGAGCTTCGACCTGCTGCCCGGCGAGAGTGCGGTCCTGCGCTACGTGGTGGGCAACAGCGGCAACGCCGGCAACACCCTGAACCTGCGCGTCAGCGACGCCGACTCGCAGTTCACGCCCGGCACCCTCACCATTCACGAGGACCTGAACGGCAACGGTCAGATCGACGCGAACGAGCCGGCCATCACGGCCCTCAGGCTGGCCGCCGACGAGACGCGCCCGGTCCTGGTGCGTGTCACGACCGCCGCCGCCAACCGCGGCAGTGCGTACCTGAACCTGATCGCCGACTGCGCCACGAACACCAGTGGCCGCCCCGGCGAGACCGACGACGACAACGTCGCTCGCGTGCGCGTGGGCGAACCGCCGGCCCTGACGCTCGGCAAGACCTTCACGCCCGCCGTGATCCGCCCCGGCCAGGACACCCTGGTGACCCTCACGGCCCGCAACACCGGCCAGGGCGCCTCGCGGCCCGTGACCGTCACGGACTTCCTGAACACCCCCGACATGCGCGACTTCGTGTTCCGCAGCGCCAGCGCCGCCCTGACGGGGGGCGGCGTGATCGAGTACAGCGCCGACGGCAGCAGCTGGTCCGCCAGCGAGACCGCCCCGGTCCGCGCCGTCCGTGCCCGCGCCGACAGCCTCGCGCCCGGCGAGACCCTGACCCTGACCTTCCGCCTGACCGCGCCCGACACCGACCTCGGCACCCGCCGCAACGTCGCGCAGCTGCGCAGCAGCGACGTGAGCGTGGACGCCCCGGCCGACGTGACCGTGCGCTACACGCCCAGCATCGCCCTCGGGCCGATCAGCAACCCCGAAGCGCTGCCCGGCGGTGAACTCAGCGCCGACGACAAACAGGTGCGTCAGAACGCCCTGATCGGCCAGGAAGTCTGCTTCCCCCACACCGTCAAGAACCTCGGGGACCGCCCGGACACCATCACCATCACGGGTCGGATCGCCATCGGCGAGGGCACCATCCGCTTCACCGAGCGTGACGGCACGCCCATCACCGAACCGTTCCTCGTGCCGGACCTCGCGCCGCAGGGCACCCGTGACTTCAACGCCTGCTACGTCACCACCCGCAGCGGCAACAGCAGCGCCGCCGAGGACCTGCGCGCCGAACTGACCGCCCGCAGCAGCCGGGGCGCGGCCGACAACCTGACGGTCGACTGCATCCTGAGCGTCTCGCCCAACCTGCTGGCCCCGGTCAAGACCGGCGACGCCGGCGAGGGCCTCGTCGCGCCGGGACAGGTCATCACCTACACCCTGCGCTTCCAGAACCTGCAGAACTTCCCGCTGACGAACGTGGTCGTGCGCGACAACCTGCGCCGCCTGCAGATCCTGAACGCCGCCGGACAGGTCACGCGCACCGACAGCCTGGAATTCGTCTCGGCCGACCAGGGCGGCCTGCTCGAAGGCGACGAGGTCGTGTGGCGCTTCGCGCGCCTGAACCCCGGCGACAGCATCAGCCTGACCCTCCGGGGCCGCATCCCGGCCACCACCCCCGACGGCGCGCGCATGGTGAACACCTTCACCGTCAGCAGCAGCGAGGTGCCGGAACCCACCCCCTCGAACGAGGTCGTGAACGGCGTGTTCGACGCCGCCAACCTGACGCTCGTCAAGAGCAGCAGTCCCGCCACCGTCGCCTACGGCCAGACCATCACCTACACCTTCACCGTCACCAACCGCAGCGCCACCGCCGCCCTGCAGGAAATCAGGGTCACGGACAACCTGCCGACCGGCCTGAACTACGTCAGCGGCAGCAGCCGCCTGAACGGCGCCGAGATCCTCCCGACCGTCACGGGCCGCGAGTACGTGTGGCGGATTCCCGGCCTGGCTCCGGGCGCGGTCGCCGTGATCACCTTCGACGCCATCGTCACGCCCGACGCCGGCACGCAGATCCGCAACAGCGCCGTCGCCACCGCCATCAGCAACGACGGCCAGACCCAGACGCCGCCCAGCAGCGCCCTGAACGCCATCGACCCGCTGATCTTCGGCCGCAACACCGCCGATCTGGTCGGGTACGTGTTCCTGGACGTGAACCGCAACGGCGTGTACGACCGCGGCACCGACATTCCCTGCCAGAACGCCCGCGTGATCCTGGCCGGCGGCCGCACCGCCCTGACCGACGCCGAGGGCCGCTACCACTTCCGCAACCTGACCGAAGGCACGGCCGCGCTGCGCCTGGACCCCAACTCGGTCGCCGCGCAGAACATCAGCGTCCCGCAGGACGCCGGCCGCCCCGGCAGCCGCCTCGTGTTCGTGCGCAACCTGACCAGCGTGGACTTCCCGCTGGCCCCCCAGGCCGGTGACATCGCCGTGATCCGCGACACCAGCCTGCGCGTGACCAGCACCCTGCCCGGCCAGCCCGAACGCAGCCTGCTGATCCGCAAGTCGCTGTTCATGACCGACGAACCCGGCGAGTACCGCGTGCAGCTGATTCTCAGCGCGGGCGCGGACCTCAGTGGCGTGACCCTGACCGATCCGCTGCCGCAGGGCGCCACCCTGATTGACGGCCAGAACGTCCTGACTTACGACACGCTTGCCAGCGGAGAACGCGCGGTGACCTACCGCTTCCGCTGGGCAGGCGACCCTAAAGGCGCCGTCACCGACCCGACGGCCAGCTGGAGGTACTGA
- a CDS encoding DUF11 domain-containing protein, protein MKNSWKFAALLAALAAGSASAAGTAAGTVITNTAEIVFTPEGSTTPNPPIPSNPVTTTVLPVPSFTIVINDGSPDRLTPDYTKPGQTATAKPGDTVVFPYTLTNTGNVPNETYALTNTPDPTGTVKTPENIRFYPVSADTNNDGTLSPAEIAAATPITSISGVNQDKEVKFFQVYTIPAAATSADKFGADPTGDRQDNPAFNNDPAVPRDANNSNVTTVDRKDATVIGPKNDPDGNGNPLTAPYQSNDTTPVTITPSAADTQTAQATTTTTVVTFTNTVLNPGNRPDVFEITAGQAGFPAGTTVELLKPDGSPLTDTDGDGVPDVGSLIPGQTADVLVRVTFPAGSAPTTPGTQPTVTVTTTSSNDTTKKDTTKDIVNLPGLSFGNPTPTPGGDPTLPGTPEAGTPGSPTKPLDPATCTTTAGTLRSTIAMEIANLGSAPDTFDVSGVAPIKLVGGTTQNVPVQYFVDANGNKALDAGEVALADTNGNGTADTGALAPGAELKLIAVVDVPCSAAAQTITLNQTAKSPTTGVTVTDKNDTIIVTSIPVAAPVKTVDKAEAKPGEKLTYTIIGKNTSNANVTKAFIKDTLPANTTYVSFTAVSSATGPILYSTNGTTWSAAPIAAPQADGVTVYAGVDTNGNGTIDTGDILAPGQTITGTFTVTVK, encoded by the coding sequence ATGAAGAATTCCTGGAAGTTTGCCGCACTGCTCGCCGCGCTCGCCGCCGGCTCCGCCTCCGCCGCCGGTACCGCCGCCGGTACCGTCATCACCAACACCGCCGAGATCGTCTTCACCCCCGAAGGCAGCACCACCCCCAACCCGCCCATCCCCTCGAACCCGGTCACCACGACCGTCCTGCCGGTCCCCAGCTTCACCATCGTCATCAACGACGGCAGCCCCGACCGCCTGACCCCGGACTACACCAAGCCCGGCCAGACCGCCACCGCCAAACCCGGCGACACCGTGGTCTTCCCGTACACGCTGACCAACACCGGCAACGTCCCCAACGAGACCTACGCCCTGACGAACACCCCGGACCCCACGGGCACCGTCAAGACCCCCGAGAACATCCGCTTCTACCCGGTCAGCGCCGACACCAACAACGACGGCACCCTGAGCCCCGCCGAGATCGCCGCCGCCACGCCCATCACCAGCATCTCCGGCGTGAACCAGGACAAGGAAGTCAAGTTCTTCCAGGTGTACACCATCCCGGCCGCCGCCACCAGCGCCGACAAGTTCGGTGCTGACCCCACGGGCGACCGCCAGGACAACCCGGCCTTCAACAACGACCCGGCCGTGCCCCGCGACGCCAACAACTCCAACGTCACCACCGTGGACCGCAAGGACGCCACCGTCATCGGCCCGAAGAACGACCCGGACGGCAACGGCAACCCCCTCACCGCCCCCTACCAGAGCAACGACACCACCCCGGTGACCATCACCCCCAGCGCCGCTGACACCCAGACCGCGCAGGCCACGACCACCACCACCGTCGTCACCTTCACGAACACCGTCCTGAACCCTGGCAACCGCCCCGACGTGTTCGAGATCACCGCCGGCCAGGCCGGCTTCCCGGCCGGCACCACCGTCGAACTGCTCAAGCCCGACGGCTCCCCCCTGACCGACACCGACGGCGACGGCGTGCCCGACGTGGGCAGCCTGATCCCCGGCCAGACCGCCGACGTGCTCGTGCGCGTCACCTTCCCGGCCGGCAGCGCCCCCACGACCCCCGGCACCCAGCCGACCGTGACGGTCACCACCACCAGCAGCAACGACACCACCAAGAAGGACACCACCAAGGACATCGTGAACCTGCCCGGCCTGTCCTTCGGGAACCCCACCCCCACCCCCGGCGGTGACCCCACCCTCCCCGGTACCCCCGAAGCAGGCACCCCCGGCAGCCCCACCAAGCCGCTGGACCCCGCGACTTGCACCACCACCGCCGGTACGCTGCGCTCGACCATCGCCATGGAGATCGCCAACCTGGGCAGCGCGCCCGACACCTTCGATGTGAGCGGCGTGGCCCCCATCAAGCTGGTCGGCGGCACCACCCAGAACGTTCCCGTGCAGTACTTCGTGGACGCCAACGGCAACAAGGCCCTGGACGCCGGTGAAGTCGCCCTGGCCGACACCAACGGCAACGGCACGGCCGACACCGGCGCGCTGGCCCCCGGCGCCGAACTGAAACTGATCGCCGTGGTCGACGTGCCCTGCTCCGCCGCCGCGCAGACCATCACCCTGAACCAGACCGCCAAGTCCCCCACGACTGGTGTAACGGTCACCGACAAGAACGACACCATCATTGTCACCTCGATCCCAGTCGCTGCGCCCGTGAAGACCGTTGACAAGGCCGAAGCCAAACCCGGCGAGAAGCTGACCTACACCATCATCGGTAAGAACACCAGCAACGCCAACGTGACCAAGGCCTTCATCAAGGACACCCTGCCCGCCAACACCACCTACGTGAGCTTCACGGCCGTCAGCAGCGCCACCGGCCCCATCCTGTACTCGACCAACGGCACCACCTGGAGCGCCGCGCCCATCGCCGCTCCCCAGGCGGACGGCGTGACCGTGTACGCCGGCGTGGACACCAACGGCAACGGCACCATCGACACCGGCGACATCCTGGCTCCCGGCCAGACCATCACCGGCACCTTCACCGTCACGGTGAAGTAA